The Neochlamydia sp. AcF84 genome has a window encoding:
- a CDS encoding leucine-rich repeat domain-containing protein translates to MYPISSASIESLPNELLLPILEACAAPSLFSVCKRWHHLLASEVMPSLYKQIGKVHVSQGDINKQAFILDRIYKLDDRLSEGEKAKAIFKEAFTLAKSLAPAELEFKWKTEEKRCFTLANYSSYLLNINRLLLWKKLPSGKKYLSQEKIKYLPLEKQGALLRDWIEENCKNTTALDLSRVGLTYLPPEIGQLPKLQRLDLSQNKLTCLPTEIGQLSQLQRLDLSNNQLTSLPAEIGQLSQLQRLDLSNNQLTSLPAEIGQLSQLQRLDLGQNQLTSLPGEIGQLSQLQNLYLYQNQLTSLPTEIRQLSRLQHLCLNHNQLTSLPAEIGQLPQLLWLELDQNQLTNLPAEIGQLSQLQTLYLNQNQLTSFLAEIGRLSQLHWLYLNQNQLTGLPAEIGRLSQLQWLDLTQNQLTSLPAEIGQLSQLQWLDLTQSQLTSLPGEIGQLSELGCLNLNQNQLTSLPAEIGQLSQLAKLELAENPLKDIAEKIRQRFPL, encoded by the coding sequence ATGTATCCTATCTCTTCGGCATCTATTGAAAGCTTACCCAATGAGCTGCTGCTACCTATCTTAGAGGCGTGCGCAGCTCCTTCCTTATTTAGCGTCTGTAAAAGATGGCATCATCTGCTGGCTTCTGAAGTGATGCCTTCTCTTTATAAACAAATAGGTAAAGTACATGTTTCCCAAGGGGACATTAACAAGCAGGCTTTTATTTTAGATAGGATTTATAAGCTGGATGATAGGCTTTCTGAAGGAGAAAAAGCTAAGGCAATCTTCAAGGAGGCCTTTACTCTAGCTAAATCCCTTGCTCCTGCGGAGCTAGAATTTAAATGGAAAACCGAGGAAAAAAGGTGTTTTACTCTGGCTAATTACTCTTCTTATCTCTTAAATATTAATCGCCTTTTGCTTTGGAAAAAACTTCCTAGCGGGAAAAAATACCTAAGTCAAGAAAAAATCAAGTATTTACCTTTAGAAAAACAAGGGGCGCTTCTTAGAGATTGGATTGAAGAAAATTGTAAAAATACCACAGCTTTAGATTTATCTAGAGTAGGCTTGACTTATTTACCCCCGGAGATAGGCCAATTGCCTAAGCTGCAAAGGCTTGATTTAAGCCAGAACAAGCTCACCTGCCTGCCTACAGAAATCGGGCAGCTGTCTCAACTGCAAAGGCTTGATTTAAGCAACAACCAGCTCACCAGCCTACCTGCAGAAATCGGGCAGCTGTCTCAACTGCAAAGGCTTGATTTAAGCAACAACCAGCTCACCAGCCTACCTGCAGAAATCGGGCAGCTGTCTCAACTGCAAAGACTTGATTTAGGCCAAAACCAGCTCACCAGCCTTCCTGGAGAAATCGGACAATTGTCTCAGCTGCAAAACCTTTACTTATATCAAAACCAGCTCACCAGCCTGCCTACAGAAATCAGGCAGCTGTCTCGACTGCAACACCTTTGCTTAAATCACAACCAGCTCACCAGTCTGCCAGCAGAAATCGGGCAGCTGCCTCAGTTGCTATGGCTTGAATTAGATCAAAACCAGCTCACCAACCTGCCTGCAGAAATCGGGCAATTGTCTCAGCTGCAAACGCTTTACTTAAATCAAAACCAACTCACCAGCTTTCTTGCAGAAATCGGGCGGCTATCTCAGCTGCACTGGCTTTACTTAAATCAAAACCAGCTTACCGGTCTGCCTGCAGAAATCGGGCGGCTGTCTCAGCTGCAATGGCTTGATTTAACTCAAAACCAGCTCACCAGTCTGCCTGCAGAAATCGGGCAGCTGTCTCAGCTGCAATGGCTTGATTTAACTCAAAGCCAGCTTACCAGCCTGCCTGGAGAAATTGGGCAATTGTCTGAGCTGGGATGCCTTAACTTAAATCAAAACCAGCTCACCAGTCTGCCAGCAGAAATCGGGCAACTGTCTCAGCTTGCCAAACTTGAATTAGCAGAAAATCCTTTGAAAGATATTGCAGAAAAAATAAGGCAGCGTTTTCCATTGTAG
- a CDS encoding F-box protein, whose translation MYPISSTSIDSLPNELLLPILEACAAPPLFSVCKRWHNLLASEVMPSLYKQIGKVHVSQGDINKQAFILD comes from the coding sequence ATGTATCCTATCTCTTCGACATCTATTGACAGTTTGCCCAATGAGCTGCTGCTACCTATCTTAGAGGCGTGCGCAGCTCCTCCCTTATTTAGTGTCTGTAAAAGATGGCACAATCTGCTGGCTTCTGAAGTGATGCCTTCTCTTTATAAACAAATAGGTAAAGTACATGTTTCCCAAGGGGACATTAACAAGCAGGCTTTTATTTTAGATA
- a CDS encoding OsmC family protein produces the protein MVKVTVLYTGELHCQVIRENPRATLETDAPVDSGGTGVSFSPTDLMASALATCIATTLALYAQRKSWDVTGMRLEVEKSMTTQPIRRIGKIIIKIGIPQNFSFEQKQTLERIAASCPVHHSLHPEVKVELIFCWGS, from the coding sequence ATGGTTAAAGTGACTGTTTTATATACGGGTGAGCTTCACTGTCAAGTAATTCGTGAGAATCCACGAGCTACACTGGAAACAGATGCTCCTGTAGATAGTGGGGGAACAGGGGTATCATTCTCTCCTACAGATTTGATGGCAAGTGCTTTAGCAACTTGCATAGCGACAACTCTAGCTTTATACGCGCAGAGAAAAAGCTGGGATGTAACAGGGATGCGACTGGAAGTAGAAAAAAGCATGACTACTCAACCCATTCGCCGCATTGGAAAAATTATAATCAAGATAGGGATTCCTCAGAATTTTTCTTTCGAGCAAAAGCAAACTTTAGAAAGGATAGCTGCTAGTTGCCCTGTTCATCATAGCTTACATCCCGAGGTAAAAGTAGAGCTTATTTTTTGCTGGGGTAGCTAG
- a CDS encoding TolC family protein has protein sequence MFTQTEINLDTHYQLDIWQQNFNSFKAAVGEILASKADAAFSSVILSTSIAQTYFRLQVSYARKILALKKLHNRAEYLLLVEKRVKNDIEHPRVLKKAQTYHLEAQLLLKQVQLQIKAYENQLQALIAGDFCQPIEAIAIENQELFLFSLPTNLPFNLLAHRPDVTASIWRAEEAAKKIKVARAAYYPSFNIMGLLGYQTLHPHDLFKWRSVYGQASPAINLPIFEGGLLQANLGTAHEEYYIAIEQYNQSILTAVQTVLDSIAELKYAFEEMQDSVQIAKLAEENLLLVKENFKYYLASYLDVLDAEFDKTSKENKKLVALENYYMRFTSLISALGGGYDNESQ, from the coding sequence ATTTTTACGCAGACAGAAATTAATTTAGACACCCATTACCAGCTCGATATATGGCAGCAGAATTTCAATAGCTTTAAAGCTGCTGTAGGCGAAATTTTAGCTAGCAAAGCAGATGCAGCTTTTTCCTCCGTCATATTAAGTACTTCTATAGCCCAAACTTATTTCCGTTTGCAGGTTTCCTATGCGCGAAAAATATTGGCTTTAAAGAAACTTCATAATCGTGCTGAGTACCTACTATTGGTAGAAAAACGCGTTAAAAATGATATTGAGCACCCACGTGTTCTAAAAAAGGCTCAAACATATCATTTAGAAGCGCAATTGCTACTCAAGCAAGTTCAACTTCAAATTAAAGCCTATGAAAATCAACTGCAAGCCTTAATCGCAGGGGATTTCTGCCAACCCATAGAAGCAATTGCGATTGAAAATCAAGAGCTTTTTCTCTTTTCGTTACCTACAAATCTACCCTTTAACCTTTTAGCGCATAGGCCTGATGTGACAGCAAGCATCTGGCGAGCAGAAGAAGCGGCAAAAAAAATTAAAGTCGCACGAGCAGCTTACTATCCAAGCTTTAACATAATGGGGCTTCTTGGCTATCAAACTCTTCATCCTCATGACCTTTTTAAATGGAGAAGTGTTTATGGGCAAGCAAGCCCTGCCATTAATTTGCCCATTTTTGAAGGAGGACTCCTTCAAGCTAATTTAGGCACAGCCCATGAAGAATATTACATTGCCATCGAACAATATAATCAATCTATTCTTACAGCAGTCCAAACTGTGTTAGATAGCATAGCGGAGTTAAAATATGCTTTTGAAGAAATGCAAGATTCTGTACAAATTGCCAAGCTAGCAGAAGAAAATTTATTACTTGTTAAAGAAAACTTTAAATATTATCTAGCTTCTTACTTAGATGTATTAGACGCCGAATTTGACAAAACCTCCAAAGAGAATAAAAAGCTAGTGGCCTTAGAAAATTATTACATGCGATTTACAAGTTTAATCAGTGCATTAGGGGGTGGATACGACAATGAAAGCCAATAA
- a CDS encoding TolC family protein, translating to MKKYKIPSLICTLAFLSLTTINFTSCLKQRQPNVYKFPTKAFEGSLLSTINEEPFTPGEWPQAHWWLMFGDSQLDKLISKGLSDNPSIKIAQARVKIANYAARAAGSALWPTLELETDITRSRTSKTGTIASIASTSPQPQLLLLLQLLLLVPQALFLRRQKLI from the coding sequence ATGAAAAAATATAAGATACCTTCCTTAATTTGCACCTTAGCTTTCTTATCCCTTACCACAATCAATTTCACGAGCTGTTTAAAACAACGCCAGCCCAATGTTTATAAATTTCCTACTAAAGCTTTTGAAGGATCGCTCCTCTCAACAATTAATGAAGAGCCATTTACTCCCGGTGAATGGCCCCAGGCCCACTGGTGGTTAATGTTTGGCGATAGCCAACTTGATAAGCTTATAAGCAAGGGGTTATCTGATAATCCAAGTATTAAAATTGCTCAGGCTCGTGTAAAAATAGCCAATTATGCTGCTCGAGCAGCAGGTTCTGCTTTATGGCCTACGCTAGAACTTGAAACCGATATAACGCGGTCGCGCACGAGTAAAACAGGTACAATTGCCTCTATTGCTTCAACCTCCCCCCAGCCTCAGCTTTTACTACTTCTTCAGCTTCTCCTGCTCGTTCCGCAGGCTTTATTTTTACGCAGACAGAAATTAATTTAG
- a CDS encoding DHA2 family efflux MFS transporter permease subunit, producing the protein MKSEQYEQGYRLTLLNVALGLGTFIQVLDTSIANVAIPYIAGNLNVSTEEGTWVITSFSASNAIILPLTGWLSDYFGRVRLFCWSIALFTITSFFCGLSSSLSMLVFFRVLQGAVAGSLIPLSQTLLLANHPPEKQGNALGFWGMIVIIAPILGPILGGYLTDFYSWPWIFYMNVPIGLFSASVTWYLLKDKDSQVVRNPIDWIGVALLSLGVGCLQIMLDKGKDLDWFKSNTILALAIASIIALSYFIIWTYYQPYPIVDLSFFRNINFALGCLATTIGFLFYFGSTVTIPLWLQTEQGYTPFWAGLAVAPVGIIPFLLSTLVGRYMNRFDLRLISSLSFLFFALSFFYQAHFTTAISLQAIMLARFLQGLGVAIFFLPLVQLSLGNIPKDRYASASGLYNFIRILVGSGLGTSLSIEIWTRLKTFHRARLTEALTIFNSSTEKFYETLANYHPSFTSDVSNQLLEKLIEQQSYMLSTNDLAWLAAWGFLAMIPLIFLCKKVKMSNSRSSTTTAH; encoded by the coding sequence ATGAAGAGTGAACAATACGAGCAAGGATATAGGCTTACTTTGCTTAATGTAGCACTAGGCTTAGGAACATTTATCCAAGTGCTAGATACTTCGATTGCAAATGTAGCCATTCCCTATATTGCTGGCAATTTAAATGTAAGTACTGAGGAAGGTACTTGGGTGATCACTTCATTTTCTGCTAGCAATGCTATCATTCTTCCTCTTACGGGTTGGCTATCTGATTATTTTGGCCGAGTACGCCTTTTTTGCTGGTCTATCGCTCTATTTACCATTACCTCTTTCTTTTGTGGACTTTCTTCATCTCTTAGCATGCTTGTTTTTTTTCGTGTATTGCAAGGCGCTGTTGCGGGCTCGTTAATTCCCTTATCCCAAACTTTGTTATTAGCTAATCATCCTCCGGAAAAGCAGGGGAACGCTTTAGGTTTTTGGGGAATGATTGTCATTATAGCTCCAATTCTAGGACCTATTCTAGGAGGTTATTTGACGGATTTTTATAGTTGGCCGTGGATATTTTATATGAATGTTCCTATTGGCTTATTTTCTGCCAGTGTAACCTGGTATTTACTTAAAGATAAAGACAGCCAAGTGGTAAGAAATCCAATCGATTGGATTGGGGTTGCTTTGTTATCGCTAGGAGTAGGATGCTTACAGATTATGTTAGATAAGGGCAAAGATTTGGATTGGTTTAAGTCCAACACTATTCTCGCACTCGCAATTGCTTCTATCATCGCCTTAAGCTATTTTATTATATGGACTTATTATCAACCATATCCTATAGTCGATCTTTCTTTTTTTAGAAATATCAATTTTGCTTTGGGCTGCCTTGCAACTACGATCGGCTTTTTATTTTATTTTGGAAGTACTGTAACCATTCCTCTCTGGCTGCAAACAGAACAAGGCTATACTCCTTTTTGGGCAGGTTTGGCGGTAGCTCCTGTAGGGATTATCCCTTTTCTACTCTCTACTCTCGTAGGAAGATATATGAACCGCTTTGATCTTCGCTTGATTTCGTCATTAAGTTTTCTGTTTTTTGCTTTAAGTTTTTTCTACCAAGCTCATTTTACTACGGCTATTAGCTTGCAAGCGATTATGCTCGCTCGTTTTCTCCAAGGATTGGGGGTAGCTATTTTCTTTTTACCTCTTGTACAACTCTCTTTGGGTAATATTCCCAAAGACCGCTATGCAAGCGCCTCGGGTCTTTACAATTTTATCCGTATTCTTGTCGGAAGTGGATTGGGAACATCTTTGTCTATTGAAATATGGACGCGCCTTAAAACCTTTCATCGTGCTCGCCTTACAGAGGCTTTAACAATTTTCAACTCTTCTACAGAAAAATTTTATGAAACTCTAGCAAATTATCATCCTTCCTTTACATCAGATGTTTCTAATCAACTTTTAGAAAAGCTGATTGAGCAGCAAAGCTATATGCTTTCTACCAATGATTTAGCTTGGCTAGCAGCTTGGGGCTTTTTAGCTATGATCCCTTTAATTTTTTTGTGTAAAAAAGTTAAGATGTCTAATAGTAGATCCTCTACTACGACTGCTCATTAA
- a CDS encoding HlyD family efflux transporter periplasmic adaptor subunit — MKANKETPRMRVDTIKDLVARPQKANKSSEKSSNPDSLDSQEPSSSPLSSSNIIKRNKKLGGFTLILALASLSWGLLYVLYLQGYETTDDAYASGNMINVNPAITGSVIAYYVDDTDFVTEGQLLVKLDPTEYLLKHEHSLASLASTVLKVRQLYEKVKASQSTLEARKIALSKANYDYENRLHLVEIQAVSKEEYTHSKAGLSMAKAAHQIAEAELAAAIAAVGNTSLECHPLLIEAKSQVRKTYYDLQHCYIYAPATGYVAQRTVNVGQSVRPQTPLMAIISQNDYWVEANFKETQLKFMRIGQPATISFDMYGSKIEYRGKVVGIASGSGSKFSLIPPQNATGNWIKIVQRLPVRISVEPEQMKKYPLRLGISAEVKVDISNQDLPMLASTSPSRPLATTTVFNVHLEPIDHVIEEVIQANLKKKDD; from the coding sequence ATGAAAGCCAATAAAGAAACGCCCAGAATGAGAGTAGATACAATAAAAGATTTAGTAGCCCGGCCGCAAAAGGCTAATAAATCCTCTGAAAAATCGTCTAATCCCGATAGTCTAGATAGCCAAGAGCCCTCCTCTTCCCCTTTATCTTCCTCTAATATTATCAAGAGAAATAAAAAGCTTGGGGGATTTACATTAATCTTGGCTTTAGCAAGCCTAAGCTGGGGTTTACTCTATGTACTCTACCTTCAAGGTTATGAAACCACAGATGATGCTTACGCGAGTGGGAATATGATTAACGTCAATCCTGCTATCACCGGCTCTGTAATTGCTTACTATGTGGATGATACGGATTTTGTGACCGAAGGCCAACTTTTAGTAAAACTCGACCCAACAGAATATTTACTTAAACACGAGCACTCTCTGGCCTCCTTGGCTTCCACGGTCTTAAAAGTACGTCAGCTTTATGAGAAAGTAAAAGCAAGCCAGTCGACCCTAGAAGCACGCAAGATTGCTTTGTCAAAAGCAAATTATGACTATGAAAATCGCTTGCACCTTGTAGAAATACAAGCTGTCTCTAAAGAAGAATATACTCATTCTAAAGCCGGCTTATCTATGGCAAAAGCGGCTCACCAAATTGCTGAGGCAGAGCTAGCGGCAGCTATAGCAGCTGTCGGAAATACATCTTTAGAATGCCATCCTCTGCTTATTGAAGCCAAATCTCAAGTCCGTAAAACCTATTATGATTTACAGCATTGCTACATTTATGCACCCGCTACAGGTTATGTAGCGCAACGTACCGTTAACGTAGGACAATCCGTACGGCCGCAAACGCCTCTTATGGCTATCATTTCCCAGAATGATTATTGGGTAGAAGCAAACTTTAAAGAAACTCAATTAAAATTTATGCGTATTGGCCAACCGGCTACGATTAGTTTTGATATGTATGGTTCAAAGATAGAATATAGAGGAAAAGTGGTGGGCATAGCTTCAGGTAGCGGCAGTAAGTTCTCTTTAATCCCTCCTCAAAATGCGACAGGAAATTGGATCAAGATTGTTCAACGCCTACCTGTACGTATAAGCGTTGAGCCGGAGCAAATGAAAAAATATCCTTTGCGCTTAGGAATTTCTGCTGAAGTTAAAGTAGATATTAGCAATCAAGATTTACCTATGCTTGCTAGCACCTCTCCTAGCCGCCCTCTAGCTACTACTACAGTGTTTAATGTTCATTTAGAACCCATCGATCATGTAATCGAAGAAGTAATTCAAGCAAACTTAAAGAAAAAAGATGATTAG
- a CDS encoding class I SAM-dependent methyltransferase has protein sequence MKTPTKLPHSKAASWEPASQWYKSLVGAEGHYYHQQIIIPNLLRLLNLQACSSPAILDIACGSGVLARHLPTHTNYMGIDLSPTLIKEAKKLDTNLQHHYRVADVTKNLSLDDKKFTHATIILALQNISSPLQVFHNAYKHLEKHGVLIMVLNHPYFRLPRQTSWQIDKDKKLQYRRIDRYMSPLEIPICAHPSKGQHSAQLTSYHFPLCNYFHWLREAGFSVYDMEEWCSDKVSTGANAKMENRSRQEFPLFMTLCAQK, from the coding sequence ATGAAAACACCTACCAAATTACCGCATTCAAAAGCTGCCTCATGGGAGCCTGCCAGCCAATGGTATAAAAGCCTTGTCGGCGCAGAAGGTCATTACTATCACCAGCAAATTATCATTCCAAATTTGTTGCGGTTGCTAAACCTTCAAGCTTGCTCCTCTCCTGCTATATTAGATATTGCTTGCGGATCAGGCGTGTTAGCTCGCCATCTTCCTACCCATACAAACTATATGGGTATAGATCTTTCTCCTACTTTGATCAAAGAAGCCAAAAAATTGGATACTAACCTTCAGCATCATTACAGGGTAGCGGATGTTACAAAAAACCTTTCTTTAGATGACAAGAAATTTACTCATGCTACCATTATTTTAGCTCTGCAAAACATTTCATCTCCTTTACAAGTATTCCACAATGCTTATAAACACTTGGAAAAGCACGGAGTATTAATAATGGTTCTTAATCACCCTTATTTTCGGCTTCCTCGCCAGACTTCCTGGCAGATAGATAAGGACAAAAAGCTTCAATACCGTCGCATAGATAGATACATGTCTCCTCTAGAAATTCCTATCTGTGCCCATCCTAGTAAGGGACAACACTCTGCGCAGCTCACCTCTTACCATTTCCCTCTCTGTAACTATTTTCATTGGTTAAGAGAAGCTGGTTTTAGCGTATACGATATGGAAGAGTGGTGCTCTGATAAGGTTAGCACAGGTGCAAATGCTAAAATGGAAAATCGTAGTCGCCAAGAATTTCCTCTTTTTATGACTTTATGTGCTCAGAAATAA